TCTTAATAGCTATAAACATTCCCGGCATTCCAAAGTAAGAATTCAGTTACGCCGTGATCTTTCAATGCTTGGACTTGAGCCATTACTTCAGCTTGTCCGTATTCTTTGTAATAGCCTGCGCCTAGGTAGGATGCTGTAAAATCTTGCAACCAAGGGCGTGTTGTTGGCATGTTTTCTAATGATTCCAAGAGTGGGAGTTCTACTTTCATATATTCATCTACGACCTCATACGGATATAAGTCCGGAGCGGATAAATCAAAGTTTCCTGGTCCCCAGTGGCTTGGGTAGATCATAGATGAAATAACATCGACATTATTGGAAATAGCCGAGAAGTCTTGGCCAATTCCGGATGCTTCAGCAACAGTTGCCGCGTATCCGAAGATATCAACGGAGACTTCTACACCATAAGGCATTAGCTTTTCACGTGCATAGGCAACGAAATCACTGATTGCTTTGACACGTTTTTCAGTCGGTGTTAAATCTAAATCAGCAAATTCGCCCATATCATAAACCAGGCTGTTATCGTCATTAGAGAAAACTTCTGGGAAGCGCACATAGTCAAATTGAACTTCCTTGAAGCCCACTTTCGCAGCTTCAATCCCAACGTTAACCGCGTAATCCCATGTTTCTTTTAGAAAAGGGTTGATGAAAAGTTCGCCATTTCCATATTCCCAAATAGAGCCGTCCGGGTTAAGGAAAGACATGCCCGGTTCTTCTTGGGCTAACAAACTATCCTTGAACGCTACAATACGCGCAATCGGATAAACTTGTTCTTCTTCGAAGCGCTTCATGAGGGCATTAATATCAGAAATGACTGGCATTGTATTCTTTTGGATATGTGCATCATCTGAATTAAAGTCCGTTGTAACATGACCATGGTCGTTTTTAATATCAATAACCATCGCATTCAAGTCGTTACTATTCAAATAGCCGATTAACTCATCCACGCGCTCTGGGTTAGCGGCTGTATTCTCAGTCAGGTAAATACCTTTCACACCGTCTTCAGGATAGGCAATTTCAATCCCACTGTCATACAGGAATTTCTTCGGCATAACAGCCATATCGGGAGCTGTTAAGAAAGGCTGTTCCCGTAATTTTAATACCGTTGATTCTGAAACTTCTTCAGCCTGAACGGGAACTGCGAGCATTCCAAGAAGAAGGCCAGCTGTCAAAATATAATTTCCAAATTTCTTCATGTTTCTGTTATTCCTCCTCAGGTGATTCGATTAATTTTGGATCGACCATTTCATAGCCTTGAGCACGTAGACCATCGATAATGGTTCCAATTGCTGCGGCGGTCCAAGGGCGGTCATGCATCAATAAGTTCCCACCACTGCCTAATTCAGGCGCATTAATCATGATATCCGCTAAAGCCGTTTCTTCCATATACCCGTCCACCCAGTCATAGCCGTATGTCCAGTTCATCAATGTCATGTTTTCTAATTCTGAAATAGCAACGGTATCTGTGTTATACGAA
This genomic interval from Jeotgalibaca porci contains the following:
- a CDS encoding putative glycoside hydrolase, with amino-acid sequence MKKFGNYILTAGLLLGMLAVPVQAEEVSESTVLKLREQPFLTAPDMAVMPKKFLYDSGIEIAYPEDGVKGIYLTENTAANPERVDELIGYLNSNDLNAMVIDIKNDHGHVTTDFNSDDAHIQKNTMPVISDINALMKRFEEEQVYPIARIVAFKDSLLAQEEPGMSFLNPDGSIWEYGNGELFINPFLKETWDYAVNVGIEAAKVGFKEVQFDYVRFPEVFSNDDNSLVYDMGEFADLDLTPTEKRVKAISDFVAYAREKLMPYGVEVSVDIFGYAATVAEASGIGQDFSAISNNVDVISSMIYPSHWGPGNFDLSAPDLYPYEVVDEYMKVELPLLESLENMPTTRPWLQDFTASYLGAGYYKEYGQAEVMAQVQALKDHGVTEFLLWNAGNVYSY